One genomic window of Pempheris klunzingeri isolate RE-2024b chromosome 12, fPemKlu1.hap1, whole genome shotgun sequence includes the following:
- the tspan14 gene encoding tetraspanin-14, with protein sequence MYYYRYESAEVSCCYKYLMFSYNIIFWLAGVAFIAVGFWAWSEKGVLLDLTQVTRLHGFDPVWLVLAVGGITFILGFAGCVGALRENICLLKFFSGVIGFIFILELTAAVLAVVFQSQVREWINDFFLANIKAYRDDIDLQNLIDSLQKMNHCCGAQEPDDWDLNDYFSCNGTHRSREKCGVPFSCCITDPADSVVNTQCGYDVRNQPQREWDEQIYIKGCIPALEDWLPGNLYTVAIVFIIISLLQMVGIYLARTLISDIEKVKFSY encoded by the exons ATGTATTACTATCGATATGAGAGCGCTGAGGTCAGCTGCTGCTACAAATACCTGATGTTCAGCTACAACATCATCTTCTGG CTAGCTGGAGTGGCCTTTATTGCAGTTGGTTTCTGGGCGTGGAGTGAAAAG GGCGTCCTGCTGGATCTGACCCAGGTGACCCGGCTCCACGGCTTCGACCCGGTCTGGTTGGTCCTGGCTGTGGGAGGGATCACCTTCATCCTTGGCTTCGCCGGCTGTGTGGGAGCTCTGAGAGAGAACATCTGTCTGCTGAAGTTT TTTTCCGGCGTTATCGGCTTCATCTTCATCTTAGAGCTGACGGCGGCAGTGCTGGCGGTGGTTTTTCAGAGTCAGGTGCGAGAGTGGATCAACGACTTCTTCCTGGCAAACATCAAAGCGTACAGAGACGACATTGACCTGCAAAACCTCATCGACTCCCTGCAGAAGATG AACCACTGCTGTGGAGCACAGGAACCCGACGACTGGGACCTGAACGATTATTTCAGCTGTAACGGGACACATCGCAGCAGAGAGAAGTGTGGAGTtcctttctcctgctgcatcacTGATCCTGCT GACTCAGTGGTGAACACGCAGTGTGGCTACGACGTGAGGAACCAACCCCAG AGAGAGTGGGATGAGCAGATCTACATCAAAGGCTGCATCCCGGCATTGGAGGACTGGTTGCCTGGTAACCTGTACACGGTGGCCatcgtcttcatcatcatctctctgctgcag ATGGTGGGGATCTACCTGGCCAGGACTCTGA